One stretch of Podospora bellae-mahoneyi strain CBS 112042 chromosome 2, whole genome shotgun sequence DNA includes these proteins:
- a CDS encoding hypothetical protein (EggNog:ENOG503P74V): MCYQLIELYSSCRCLYYQHAIDRCAAYGRVGHTIQQRTILVGYACADHTAHSSGYDDYRYSQYSDSGYHSHGQRSHKSSHGSRYR; this comes from the coding sequence ATGTGCTATCAGTTGATCGAGCTGTACTCATCTTGCCGCTGCTTGTACTACCAGCACGCCATCGATCGTTGTGCGGCATATGGTCGTGTAGGCCACACGATCCAGCAGAGGACGATATTGGTTGGGTACGCCTGCGCAGATCACACAGCACACTCCAGCGGATATGACGACTACAGATACTCCCAGTATTCCGACTCGGGCTACCACTCCCATGGCCAGAGATCACACAAAAGCTCACACGGCAGCCGGTACCGATGA